The genomic stretch AGCTGGCGGTTCGACACCGTGTACTGGCCGTCCTCGCGGCTCGCACCCGCGCGGTAGCCGACGGCGATGCGGGACGGGATGCCGAGCGTCCGGGCCATCACGGCCATCGCGGACGCGAAGTGCACGCAGTACCCGGAACGCTCCTGCAGGAACCGGGCGATGACGTCCATGCTGTCGCCGTCGTAGCCCTGCTCGACCGGGGCTGTCTCGGAGTAGGTGAACAGGCCGCTGCGGAACCACTGCTCGAGCGCCCGGGCCTGCGCGTAGTCGGTGGTCGCACCGGCGTCGACGCGGGCCGCGGTGGTGCGGATCACCGCCGGCAGGTCCTTCGGCAGCTCGGTGTCGGTGCGGAGCTGCGCCGGCGACGGGGCGACGAAGCCACGACCGTCGGCCTGGGACAGCCGGCCCGAGGCGGCGATGGCGTCGAGGTAGGCGTTCGCCGAGACCGAGGCGCCGTACGCCTCGTAGGTGGCACCGCGGCGGGTCGCCGGACCGGCGGAGCGCACGGTGTTGGCGTCGCCGGACCATCGCCACTGGGTGAGGTCGAGGTTCGTCGACTTCGACTCGACCGACATCGCCCCGGCGGGCAGCGGCAGGTAGTTGCTCGACAGCCCGGTGATCTGCACGGTGACGTCGCCGCGGTCCGCCAACCGCGGGTTCACGCCGTCGACCCGGCGGGACTGGTCCGCGGTGTCCGCGGTGGAGGCGTCGGTGACGGTCGGCACCCAGTCACCGGTCCCGAACTCGTCGAGGTCCGCGAGCTTGAGGTACTCGGGCTGCCCGTCGGAGGACCGGTAGCGGAACACCTCGAGCTCGTTCGGTCGGCGGAGGTCCTGGCCGAGTTCGAGCAGGGTCCCCGGGCGTCCCGGTTGGATCGGCGACTGGACCGCCCCGGTCACACCGGAGAGCCAGCCGGCGTTGATCGGCACCAGGACCGGCAGCCCGATCGCCACGACGAGCCCGATCGCACCGACCACGGCGGCCGGGAACACCCGTTGCACCGGCCGGACCGACGTCCAGAGCAGTGCGAGGAAGGCCAGCGCGGTGAACACGACCAGCCAGGCGGACGGGGCCTCGCCGGTGATGATGCCCGGCACCAGGAGGATCACGAGCGCGGGTGCGGCGGCGAGCGCGGCGGTCGGGGCCACGGCCGCCAGGAACAGCGAAGCGCCGGCGACCCAGGCGATCGCGACGGTCACGATCAGCCGGATCGAGTCCGTCTGCGGCAGCGGCGCCGGGTTGAGGCGGATCGCCGCGAGCGTCTGCCCGAGAGCGCCGTTCCGGTCGAGCCACCCGAGCGGTGCGGTGTCGTTGAGGAGCGCGGCGGCGCAGGAGCCGAGCACGAGCGTCGCGACGAGCGCCACGAACCGGACGCCCCGCGGGCGGGTCCGGACGGCCAGCAGGACCGCGACGAGCACGGCTGCGAAGACCGCGCCGGACAGCCACCACGAGATGCCCTGGACGAGTGGGCGCATCGCGAGCGCGGCGACGAGGACGGGGAGCGGGGCGAGGGCGACGACCCAGGCGCCGGGGGTGTCCGGGCTGCGGTCGTCGCGGTCGAGCACCTGGCGGACGTCGACGTGCTCGCGCTGCCGAGCCGGGCTGGTGGCGGTCATCGGGTGTGTCCGCTCGGGCTGGTGGCCGTCATCGGCTGTGTCCGCTCATGGTCGTGCCGGGCACCGGGACCACGAGCACGCGCCACCCGGCACGGCCCATGATCCCGCGCACGACGGGGTCCGGGGCGACGACGGTGACGAGCACACCGCGGCTCGACCCGTTCGTCGTCGAGACGAGTTCGGCGGCCTCCTCGGGGCTGCAGTGCCCGGTGACGACGGCGGTCATGCCGTGCACGTCCCGGCCGCGGACGCCGTGCAGGACGTCGGTCAGTTCCCGGGCGTCGGACCGCGCCTGGACGTCGGCGAGACCCACGAGCACCTCGGACAGCCCGCCGGCGTCCCCGCTGTGCCGGACGTCGCCGCCGGGTCCGTCGCTGACGAGCGCGACCCGGGAGGTCCGTGCCGACAGTGCCCGGGCGACGCTCGCCGCCACCACGACCGCGTGCTCGAAGGCCTGGTCGCCGCCGAGGTCGGACAGTTCGGACAGGTCGTCGCGGCCGAGCTGCTGGTAGGACGAGCGGCGGACGTCCAGGGCGACCACGGCCTCCGGCGGCTGCGCCTGCGTGGTCTGGCGGACGTGCAGGACGCCGCGTTTCGCGCTCTGCCCCCAGTGCACGCGCCGGATGGGGTCGCCCGGCCGGTAGGGGCGGAGCTCGCTGTCGTCGGCGGATCCGCCCTGACCGACCCGGCCCTCGTCGGCGGAGACCGCGCCGGCGAGCGCCCCGGTGTCGAGTGCGGAGAGCGGGGTCGTGCCGGGGACCACGACGACCTCCTCGGCCGGCACGACCGGTCGGTCGATGCGGAGCAGCCCGAACGGGTCCTCGACGCGGACGGTGACCGGGCCGACGAACGCCCGCCCACGCTGGATCGCGAGTGCCTCGACGTCGAGCACCGCCGGCGGGGTGCCGGGTCCGATTGTGACGAGCGACGCGGCCTCGTTGGTGCTCACGAAGAGGTCGTCGAGCTGCTCGCGGACGAGCAGCGTCGAGCGCGGTGCGAACCGCACCTCCGACCCGCGGATCGTGACCCGTTCCCGGTAGACCTCGCCCACCTGCACCATCGCGCGCGGTGCCGACCGGGAGGCGCGGAGCGGCGCCGCCACGGCCAGTGCGGTGACGACGCCGGAGACGACGAGCACCAGGAGCAGCAGCCCCGCGGACACGGCGACGCTCATCGAGGCGACCAGGCCGCCGCCGACGAGGCCGAGACCGACCGCCAGGACGGTCCAGCCGCGGAGCGTCGGCCGGGGGAACGGGGTCCGGCGCAGCATGCCGAGCCCGCGGCGTCCGACCCGGGACAGCACCGAGCCGGCCGCGCCCGCGCGCAGCGCGAACGGACGGGCGGCGGGGCGCTGGTCGACCATCAGGAGCGGACGGGGGTCGCGGTGAACGGCACCGCGGTGTCGGAGACGATCCGGACGACGATCTCGCGGGCGGTGTCCTCCGCCGATCCGCCGAGGCCCCGGGCCACCGGGACGAGTCGGTGGGCCAACACGACCGGGGACAGGACCGCGACGTCGTCCGGCGTGACGAACGGCCGGCCGAGCAGCGCCGCGTGCGCCCGGGCAGCCTGCGCCAGGTGCAGGGTCGCGCGCGGGCTGGCGCCGAGGAGCAGGTCGGGGTGCATCCGTGTCGCGCGGACGATCTCGACGATGTACGCCTCGACGTCCGGGGCGATGTGCACCGTGCGGACGGACGCGATCATGGCGCGGAGCGTGTCGACGTCGACGACCGGACGCAGGTCGGCGAGCGGGTCGTGGCCGCCGCGGGCCGCGAGCATCCGGCGCTCGGCACCGGGGCTCGGGTAGCCCATCGTGATGCGCGCCATGAACCGGTCGCGCTGCGCCTCCGGCAGGGGGTAGGTGCCCTCCATGTCGACGGGGTTCTGCGTCGCGACGATCATGAACGGCGACTCGAGGGGCCGGGTGACGCCGTCGACGGTGACCTGCGACTCCGCCATCGCCTCGAGCAGCGCCGACTGGGTCTTCGGACTGGTGCGGTTGATCTCGTCGCCGATCACGACGTTCGCGAACACCGGCCCGGGTGAGAACCGGAAGGTGCCGGACGACTGGTCGTAGATGTTCACGCCGGTGACGTCCGAGGGCAGCATGTCCGACGTGAACTGGATGCGGCTCACGGACCCGCCGACGGAGGCACCGAGGGCCTTCGCGAGCACCGTCTTGCCGACGCCGGGGACGTCCTCGACGAGCAGGTGCCCCTCCGCCAGCATCACGGTGAGGGCCGTGCGGATGGCGTCGGACTTGCCGTCCACCACGGTCGCGACCGACGCCATGACGGCCGCCCCCGCGTCCTGGATCCGGTCGATCGGGACGGTGTGGTGGGTCAGCTCCGGCACGCAGTTCTCCTCGCCGCTGGGTCGATGTCCGGCGATGCTACAACGGCCGAGTGAGCACAACCGGAGGATGCGTCACCGAACGCGTCGTCCGGACGGGAGGCGCGGTGCCGCCTCCCGCTCAGCGGTCGGGCAGTGTCGACAGGTTGAGGGACCACATCGCGACACCGTGCACGCCGAGGTCGCGAGCCAGGTCGCGACGGGCGGCGTACGAGCGGTCGTCCGACCAGTGCAGCTGCCGCCCGTCCACGAGCGTCGCCGACCACTCCCCCGTCCGGTCCGACCACTCCGCCCGGTCGCCCGCCAGGTGCGCGGCCCGGGCTGCCGGGATCGGTGCGGCATCCGCGCCGGGGCCCCAGGCGTAGCCGTAGCCGGCGACGCCGACGTCGATACGGTCCGCCGGCAGTCCCCCGTCGATCGCGGTCCGGATCGCCTTCCATGCCCACGGCA from Curtobacterium sp. MCLR17_032 encodes the following:
- a CDS encoding DUF3488 and transglutaminase-like domain-containing protein, yielding MTATSPARQREHVDVRQVLDRDDRSPDTPGAWVVALAPLPVLVAALAMRPLVQGISWWLSGAVFAAVLVAVLLAVRTRPRGVRFVALVATLVLGSCAAALLNDTAPLGWLDRNGALGQTLAAIRLNPAPLPQTDSIRLIVTVAIAWVAGASLFLAAVAPTAALAAAPALVILLVPGIITGEAPSAWLVVFTALAFLALLWTSVRPVQRVFPAAVVGAIGLVVAIGLPVLVPINAGWLSGVTGAVQSPIQPGRPGTLLELGQDLRRPNELEVFRYRSSDGQPEYLKLADLDEFGTGDWVPTVTDASTADTADQSRRVDGVNPRLADRGDVTVQITGLSSNYLPLPAGAMSVESKSTNLDLTQWRWSGDANTVRSAGPATRRGATYEAYGASVSANAYLDAIAASGRLSQADGRGFVAPSPAQLRTDTELPKDLPAVIRTTAARVDAGATTDYAQARALEQWFRSGLFTYSETAPVEQGYDGDSMDVIARFLQERSGYCVHFASAMAVMARTLGIPSRIAVGYRAGASREDGQYTVSNRQLHSWPELYIRGAGWVSFEPTPDSDQAAQPQPSASATPAPVPTATPLPAPGETAPASASATPTPTPTSAAAAGSSTGGGSIPWGVLVGVLVALAVLVAPGSVRAARRHRRLGAVAAGRRPAVTAWRELLDDLADHGFTPGAAPPGDAAAVARTARADLGRLRTVVPASVLPHLGSVVDAVDHERFAADGRSDTQALLRSVQEARTALDAAVSRGRVVRSRLLPPSLLPSGRPTDRRPAPAAG
- a CDS encoding DUF58 domain-containing protein, with the translated sequence MVDQRPAARPFALRAGAAGSVLSRVGRRGLGMLRRTPFPRPTLRGWTVLAVGLGLVGGGLVASMSVAVSAGLLLLVLVVSGVVTALAVAAPLRASRSAPRAMVQVGEVYRERVTIRGSEVRFAPRSTLLVREQLDDLFVSTNEAASLVTIGPGTPPAVLDVEALAIQRGRAFVGPVTVRVEDPFGLLRIDRPVVPAEEVVVVPGTTPLSALDTGALAGAVSADEGRVGQGGSADDSELRPYRPGDPIRRVHWGQSAKRGVLHVRQTTQAQPPEAVVALDVRRSSYQQLGRDDLSELSDLGGDQAFEHAVVVAASVARALSARTSRVALVSDGPGGDVRHSGDAGGLSEVLVGLADVQARSDARELTDVLHGVRGRDVHGMTAVVTGHCSPEEAAELVSTTNGSSRGVLVTVVAPDPVVRGIMGRAGWRVLVVPVPGTTMSGHSR
- a CDS encoding AAA family ATPase; this translates as MASVATVVDGKSDAIRTALTVMLAEGHLLVEDVPGVGKTVLAKALGASVGGSVSRIQFTSDMLPSDVTGVNIYDQSSGTFRFSPGPVFANVVIGDEINRTSPKTQSALLEAMAESQVTVDGVTRPLESPFMIVATQNPVDMEGTYPLPEAQRDRFMARITMGYPSPGAERRMLAARGGHDPLADLRPVVDVDTLRAMIASVRTVHIAPDVEAYIVEIVRATRMHPDLLLGASPRATLHLAQAARAHAALLGRPFVTPDDVAVLSPVVLAHRLVPVARGLGGSAEDTAREIVVRIVSDTAVPFTATPVRS